A window of the Astyanax mexicanus isolate ESR-SI-001 chromosome 22, AstMex3_surface, whole genome shotgun sequence genome harbors these coding sequences:
- the LOC125787061 gene encoding uncharacterized protein LOC125787061 produces MPGTPDYQSSPYLVRVFVSVGLFFGQCRKAWVKHILHTVPTSRPQPAAIIPGAAAQALADPVWELEDLDDEVEMSKEESDVSSVSSSSFFSALTDPVWEVEDLDDEVEMSKEDSDVSSRYTSPFSSCSESSVEDLTTTVFPPELTGQGVTAPSPTIRTQSRSLKRFTTNFWTSVFSRFRSRARVSVLVGEADQGLEAEPAAQDVQDLEERRDAVETPPKRKGGRRKLFLSCFRGSERD; encoded by the exons ATGCCCGGTACACCAGACTACCAGTCCAGCCCGTATTTGGTACGGGT ttttgtttctgTTGGACTCTTTTTTGGACAGTGCCGAAAGGCTTGGGTGAAACACATCCTACACACGGTGCCCACCTCCCGCCCACAGCCTGCAGCAATCATCCCAGGTGCagctgcacag GCTTTGGCCGACCCTGTCTGGGAGTTGGAGGACCTCGACGATGAGGTGGAGATGTCGAAG gAGGAGTCAGACGTCTCTTCCGTTTCCTCTTCGTCTTTTTTTTCG GCTTTGACCGACCCTGTCTGGGAGGTGGAGGACCTCGACGATGAGGTGGAGATGTCGAAG gaggaTTCAGACGTCTCTAGCAGATACACCTCACCTTTTTCCTCT tgctCAGAATCTTCAGTGGAGGACCTCACCACCACCGTCTTCCCACCAGAGCTAACCGGCCAGGGAGTCACTGCACCTTCACCCACCATCAGAACACAGAGCAGATCCCTGAAAAGATTCACCACCAACTTTTGGACCTCTGTGTTTTCTCGTTTCAGGTCCCGTgctcgagtctcggtgctggtTGGGGAGGCGGACCAAGGTCTGGAGGCGGAACCggctgcacag GACGTGCAGGACCTGGAAGAGCGAAGGGACGCGGTGGAGACCCCTCCCAAAAGAAAG GGAGGAAGGAGGAAGCTGTTCCTGAGCTGCTTCAGGGGGTCAGAGAGggattaa
- the LOC125786799 gene encoding uncharacterized protein LOC125786799 isoform X1, with the protein MASPSRVRPLEVRTDRSKDSTIRPPAFACRKAWVKHILHPVPTSRPQPAAIIPGAAAQALADPVWELEDLDDEVEMSKEESDVSSVSSSSFFSALADPVWEVEDLDDEVEMSKEDSDVSSVYTSPFSSCSESSVEDLTTTVFPPELTGQGVTAPSPTIRTQSRSLKRFTTNFWTSVFSRFRSRARVSVLVGEADQGLEAEPAAQDVQDLEERRDAVETPPKRKGGRRKLFLSCFRGSERD; encoded by the exons ATGGCGTCTCCGAGCAGAGTCCGCCCCCTGGAG GTGCGTACTGACCGCTCGAAGGACTCCACCATCCGTCCCCCGGCTTTCGCC TGCCGAAAGGCTTGGGTGAAACACATCCTACACCCGGTGCCCACCTCCCGCCCACAGCCTGCAGCAATCATCCCAGGTGCagctgcacag GCTTTGGCCGACCCTGTCTGGGAGTTGGAGGACCTCGACGATGAGGTGGAGATGTCGAAG gAGGAGTCAGACGTCTCTTCCGTTTCCTCTTCGTCTTTTTTTTCG GCTTTGGCCGACCCTGTCTGGGAGGTGGAGGACCTCGACGATGAGGTGGAGATGTCGAAG gagGATTCAGACGTCTCTAGCGTCTACACTTCACCTTTTTCCTCT tgctCAGAATCTTCAGTGGAGGACCTCACCACCACCGTCTTCCCACCAGAGCTAACCGGCCAGGGAGTCACTGCACCTTCACCCACCATCAGAACACAGAGCAGATCCCTGAAAAGATTCACCACCAACTTTTGGACCTCTGTGTTTTCTCGTTTCAGGTCCCGTgctcgagtctcggtgctggtTGGGGAGGCGGACCAAGGTCTGGAGGCGGAACCggctgcacag GACGTGCAGGACCTGGAAGAGCGAAGGGACGCGGTGGAGACCCCTCCCAAAAGAAAG GGAGGAAGGAGGAAGCTGTTCCTGAGCTGCTTCAGGGGGTCAGAGAGGGACTAA
- the LOC125786799 gene encoding uncharacterized protein LOC125786799 isoform X2 — translation MASPSRVRPLEVRTDRSKDSTIRPPAFACRKAWVKHILHPVPTSRPQPAAIIPGAAAQALADPVWELEDLDDEVEMSKEESDVSSVSSSSFFSEDSDVSSVYTSPFSSCSESSVEDLTTTVFPPELTGQGVTAPSPTIRTQSRSLKRFTTNFWTSVFSRFRSRARVSVLVGEADQGLEAEPAAQDVQDLEERRDAVETPPKRKGGRRKLFLSCFRGSERD, via the exons ATGGCGTCTCCGAGCAGAGTCCGCCCCCTGGAG GTGCGTACTGACCGCTCGAAGGACTCCACCATCCGTCCCCCGGCTTTCGCC TGCCGAAAGGCTTGGGTGAAACACATCCTACACCCGGTGCCCACCTCCCGCCCACAGCCTGCAGCAATCATCCCAGGTGCagctgcacag GCTTTGGCCGACCCTGTCTGGGAGTTGGAGGACCTCGACGATGAGGTGGAGATGTCGAAG gAGGAGTCAGACGTCTCTTCCGTTTCCTCTTCGTCTTTTTTTTCG gagGATTCAGACGTCTCTAGCGTCTACACTTCACCTTTTTCCTCT tgctCAGAATCTTCAGTGGAGGACCTCACCACCACCGTCTTCCCACCAGAGCTAACCGGCCAGGGAGTCACTGCACCTTCACCCACCATCAGAACACAGAGCAGATCCCTGAAAAGATTCACCACCAACTTTTGGACCTCTGTGTTTTCTCGTTTCAGGTCCCGTgctcgagtctcggtgctggtTGGGGAGGCGGACCAAGGTCTGGAGGCGGAACCggctgcacag GACGTGCAGGACCTGGAAGAGCGAAGGGACGCGGTGGAGACCCCTCCCAAAAGAAAG GGAGGAAGGAGGAAGCTGTTCCTGAGCTGCTTCAGGGGGTCAGAGAGGGACTAA
- the LOC125786799 gene encoding uncharacterized protein LOC125786799 isoform X3 — MASPSRVRPLEVRTDRSKDSTIRPPAFACRKAWVKHILHPVPTSRPQPAAIIPGAAAQALADPVWEVEDLDDEVEMSKEDSDVSSVYTSPFSSCSESSVEDLTTTVFPPELTGQGVTAPSPTIRTQSRSLKRFTTNFWTSVFSRFRSRARVSVLVGEADQGLEAEPAAQDVQDLEERRDAVETPPKRKGGRRKLFLSCFRGSERD; from the exons ATGGCGTCTCCGAGCAGAGTCCGCCCCCTGGAG GTGCGTACTGACCGCTCGAAGGACTCCACCATCCGTCCCCCGGCTTTCGCC TGCCGAAAGGCTTGGGTGAAACACATCCTACACCCGGTGCCCACCTCCCGCCCACAGCCTGCAGCAATCATCCCAGGTGCagctgcacag GCTTTGGCCGACCCTGTCTGGGAGGTGGAGGACCTCGACGATGAGGTGGAGATGTCGAAG gagGATTCAGACGTCTCTAGCGTCTACACTTCACCTTTTTCCTCT tgctCAGAATCTTCAGTGGAGGACCTCACCACCACCGTCTTCCCACCAGAGCTAACCGGCCAGGGAGTCACTGCACCTTCACCCACCATCAGAACACAGAGCAGATCCCTGAAAAGATTCACCACCAACTTTTGGACCTCTGTGTTTTCTCGTTTCAGGTCCCGTgctcgagtctcggtgctggtTGGGGAGGCGGACCAAGGTCTGGAGGCGGAACCggctgcacag GACGTGCAGGACCTGGAAGAGCGAAGGGACGCGGTGGAGACCCCTCCCAAAAGAAAG GGAGGAAGGAGGAAGCTGTTCCTGAGCTGCTTCAGGGGGTCAGAGAGGGACTAA
- the LOC125786799 gene encoding uncharacterized protein LOC125786799 isoform X4 → MASPSRVRPLEVRTDRSKDSTIRPPAFACRKAWVKHILHPVPTSRPQPAAIIPGAAAQALADPVWELEDLDDEVEMSKEDSDVSSVYTSPFSSCSESSVEDLTTTVFPPELTGQGVTAPSPTIRTQSRSLKRFTTNFWTSVFSRFRSRARVSVLVGEADQGLEAEPAAQDVQDLEERRDAVETPPKRKGGRRKLFLSCFRGSERD, encoded by the exons ATGGCGTCTCCGAGCAGAGTCCGCCCCCTGGAG GTGCGTACTGACCGCTCGAAGGACTCCACCATCCGTCCCCCGGCTTTCGCC TGCCGAAAGGCTTGGGTGAAACACATCCTACACCCGGTGCCCACCTCCCGCCCACAGCCTGCAGCAATCATCCCAGGTGCagctgcacag GCTTTGGCCGACCCTGTCTGGGAGTTGGAGGACCTCGACGATGAGGTGGAGATGTCGAAG gagGATTCAGACGTCTCTAGCGTCTACACTTCACCTTTTTCCTCT tgctCAGAATCTTCAGTGGAGGACCTCACCACCACCGTCTTCCCACCAGAGCTAACCGGCCAGGGAGTCACTGCACCTTCACCCACCATCAGAACACAGAGCAGATCCCTGAAAAGATTCACCACCAACTTTTGGACCTCTGTGTTTTCTCGTTTCAGGTCCCGTgctcgagtctcggtgctggtTGGGGAGGCGGACCAAGGTCTGGAGGCGGAACCggctgcacag GACGTGCAGGACCTGGAAGAGCGAAGGGACGCGGTGGAGACCCCTCCCAAAAGAAAG GGAGGAAGGAGGAAGCTGTTCCTGAGCTGCTTCAGGGGGTCAGAGAGGGACTAA